The Sorangiineae bacterium MSr11954 DNA segment ATGGGCTCGATGCCGACCCCCAGGGAGCGAGCCACGTTGTTGACGGTCCCCACCGGGAGGATGGCCATGGGAATGTCGGGCAGCTCCCCGCCCGCGATCTGCTTGGCCACGCGTCCGACGGTCCCATCGCCCCCAGCCACCACGACGGCGTCGGCATCCCGCAGCGCGTCGCGATCGAGCTGATCCTCCGTATGGCACGAGGAGACGGTCCATCCGGCCGCTTCGAGGGCGGTAACGAACGTGGCCTGGGAGGTCTTCTTGTTGTCCTCACCTGCGGAGTTTTTTTCCCCCGCACGTGGATTGTAAACGAGCACAGCACGCATGCGGCCCTTGCAATGCAGGTGCTGCGCCCGCGCGCCCGCGGTCTGGCTCCATCCGTGCACGGCATGGGCGAATGCGAATCTTGGTGACCAACGACGATGGGATTTACAGCCCAGGCCTTTGCGCATTGGCCGAGGCGGCCTCCAACTTCGGCGAAGTGCGCATCGTCGCCCCGGACGTGGAGCAATCCTCGATGGCGCACGCCATCACGTCGTCGCGACCGCTCTCCCACCGCCCCGTCAAGCTTGGCCGCTACTCGGCATTTCGGGTCAACGGCACGCCGGCGGATTGCGTGGCGCTCGGGAGCCATGTTTGGGGCGGGGTCGACCTGGTGCTCTCCGGGGTGAACCTGGGCCTCAACGTGGGAAACTCGATGTGGCACTCGGGCACCTTGGCGGCCGCGAAGCAGGCGTCGCTCTTGGGGATGCGCGGGGTGGCCCTGAGCGCGGGCGAGACGGAGGACGAGTACGCCGTCCTCAAACCACATATGAGCCGGGTGCTGGCGGAGGTCATGAAGCGCCGCCACCTGATGTTGCTCAATGTCAATTTCCCGCCCCGCCCCGAGGGCATCCAATTCACCCGCCAATCCGTGAGGCACTACGATGGTTACATCGTGCCCGCGCGCGATCCGCACGGCCGCGATATCTTCTGGTCGGCCATCAAACCGCTGGAGGCGCCGGAGCCGGGCACCGATCGCTGGGCCATCGAGCACGATCTGGTCTCCATTACCCCGCTCCGGCTCGACTTGACGGACCAGAAGGCGCTCGATGAGCTCCTGCGGGGCACGGAGGAGCAGTAGGTCAGATCTCGCCCGGGGGTTGATCGCGCAGCAACTCGAACAGCTCGCGTCGGGTTCGAGGACCGTAGGTGCGGAAGGACGGACGGGGATCGTTGCGGTACTCCATGCGCTCGCGCGCGACGGCGTCGTTCGCGTGCGCGCGCCGGACTTCATCGATGTCCACGCCGTAGACGCGCGCGCCGTTCCATCCGAAGATCTTGCGCTTGATGCGCGGGGTGAGCGCCGGATAGCCGTAGCGCTCCTGGAACTCTTCGGAAATTTGAAAGGCGCGGAACGCTTGGATCTGGTCCTGGGGCGATCCGTACCAGATGGCATCCGTGCCCCATAGAATGCGGTCTTCGCCGAGGTGCTTCAGGAGCTTGCCCAAGAGATGGGCGGCCTGCTCCGGATCCTTCATGAGCTCCCGCCACACCGAGCCCAGCTCCGCATAGACGTTGCCGTGCTTGCCGATGTCGTTCTCCTCCAAGCTGCGAATGAGCGCGTCCACGCCCTTCTCCGCGTTGGGATTGTACGGGCCTTCACGGAGCGAGGGCTCGTAGCCGGAGTGATAAATGAGAAACGTGGCGTCCGGCGCGGCTTTGGCGGCGGGGCCCACGTCGATGGGGCTGGTGAAGGCGTTCTTGGCGCCCGGGAGCGGCAGGCCTTTGTGCACGGCGAAGATGTCGACCCCGAGGCGCAATCCCTCGCGAATGGTGAAAAGCCCCGTCTCGGGATCGTCGAGGCGGTATCCGGTCGAATCGCCGGTCCACACGGGATAGAGCTTCCACGCGCTGATCTTCCACCGCTCGGCCAGCGCGTGCATGCGCTCGCGCGTCCTCTGGTGGGATTCGTCCTTGGGCAGCACGATCCCGTGGATGCGCAGGCGGGGCGAGCCCTCCATTTGGGCGACGCGGCGGCGGGTCAGGGCCTCCTCATCGATGTGAATGGCGTTGATGTCGTCGGTGCCCCAGAGGGCGCTGAGCACGGCCAACTGGGTATCGCTATCGAGGAATACTTCTTTGAGGAACACATCGCGACCGAAACAATCCATCTTTTCGGCGCGGCCGCATTGGGCTTGGGGGGTGGTCAGGATGAAGTCGGCGAGCGTGGGGCGCGAAGCCTTCCACCAGGGCCGGTTGGTGGCGACGTGGTGGGTCTGCACGTCGAAGATGAACTCATCGCCTTCGAGCACGGCCGCGGCCGCAGGATCGGTTTGCGCCTCGTCGGGGATGGCATAATGGCCTCCGCAGCCCGTTTGCCCCAGCTCGTTCAACGTGAGCAGCACGGTGGCGGCGCCGCAGCTCGAACGAAGGAACGCGCGGCGATCCATGCCCAATCGCCGCGCGGTTTCGCTCGCTCGCTCGAGCGATGTTCGCATGACCCATCGCAGCCGCTCGCTCGGCGGTTGCGGTTCGTATTCGCCATTGGTGGTCGCGTCGAGCTTGATCGGCAAACGCAACGGCTCTTCGGGTGACGTTTTCGACATAGCGGACCTCCTCGGGCCGCCTCCTAACGCAGAATACGTACCGCGAAAAGCGGGATCGTGGCGCGATGTCGCGCGTGGCGAGATGCCGCGAAGACTGGGCCTCGACCGGGTGCGGCATGAATCACGCACCGGGCCCGCTCATGCCGTGACGTTCACGGCATCGAGGTGGGACCCAAAGCCAAACACCACCCGAAAAGACAACGACGAAAGAGCAGAAAGAGAAGGAGGTACCAACGATGACCACAGCCCAAAGCCACAACGTCGACCAACTCAACTCGTTCCTTCGCGGTGAGATCTCCGCAGTCGAGACCTATCGGAAGGCGGTTGGAGCGCTCGACAAGTCCGTGCACATCCAGCAGCTGACCGAGTGCCAGCAATCGCACGAGCAACGCGTGGCCATCCTCTCGGAGCAGATTCGGAGGCTCGGGGGCACGCCCGCCGATTCCTCGGGTATCTGGGGCGCTTTCGCGAAGCTCGTCGAGGGTGGGGCGAGCGCGCTCGGAGAGAAGACGGCCATCGCCGCCCTGGAGGAGGGCGAAGACCACGGCAATCGCGACTACCAGAGCGATCTGCCGAAGCTGGATCGGGAGGTGCGCGCGCTGATCGAGGCGCGCGTGCTGCCGCTGCAGCAGCGCACCCACGCGGCGCTCAGCGCCCTGAAGAAGCGTCTCTCGTGAGCCACTCGCACGCGGCACCCGAGCTCGTGCTCGTCGCGCTGGGCGCGGCGTGGGCCTGAGCGGCGCGTTGGACGCCCGAAGGAGGACGGGTTTGGCCGGTCTCCTTCGGGCCCTCGCCCGGCGCGGCGGGGGATGCATGCGGGGCGTGGAGGTCGTGCTCTTTCATGAACGACTCCAGCTGGCGCACGGCGCCGAGACACTCCTTGCGTGCATCCTGCAAGCGACGCCAGCGGAGCGAACGCGCATCGCTCGACTCTGGCCCCGCGCATGTCGAAGGACGCACCGGCGCGGCGTTATGCACCTGTGCAGCCGCCTTCTCGACGGTCAGATACACGATCTCGCAATTGCCTTACGAGCGAACGGATCGGCGCCGGTTGCGCCGAAGGAACACCCAAACCGAAGCATGATTTAGACCACAGCCGTTCCGTCCTTCGGCATTCCGCAATGACGCGATAAACCTATGTGGCCGGCACGAAGAATGCTCCGCTGTAGGCAATGCCGGAAAAGAAAACCATGGAACGGGCTCGTCGCGCGAAGGCGCGAGGAAAAGCGCCGTCGACCCAAGCCGGTGAGTTCGTGCGCGAAGAGATCGAGCATGTGCGCGAGG contains these protein-coding regions:
- a CDS encoding amidohydrolase, whose amino-acid sequence is MSKTSPEEPLRLPIKLDATTNGEYEPQPPSERLRWVMRTSLERASETARRLGMDRRAFLRSSCGAATVLLTLNELGQTGCGGHYAIPDEAQTDPAAAAVLEGDEFIFDVQTHHVATNRPWWKASRPTLADFILTTPQAQCGRAEKMDCFGRDVFLKEVFLDSDTQLAVLSALWGTDDINAIHIDEEALTRRRVAQMEGSPRLRIHGIVLPKDESHQRTRERMHALAERWKISAWKLYPVWTGDSTGYRLDDPETGLFTIREGLRLGVDIFAVHKGLPLPGAKNAFTSPIDVGPAAKAAPDATFLIYHSGYEPSLREGPYNPNAEKGVDALIRSLEENDIGKHGNVYAELGSVWRELMKDPEQAAHLLGKLLKHLGEDRILWGTDAIWYGSPQDQIQAFRAFQISEEFQERYGYPALTPRIKRKIFGWNGARVYGVDIDEVRRAHANDAVARERMEYRNDPRPSFRTYGPRTRRELFELLRDQPPGEI
- the surE gene encoding 5'/3'-nucleotidase SurE, which codes for MRILVTNDDGIYSPGLCALAEAASNFGEVRIVAPDVEQSSMAHAITSSRPLSHRPVKLGRYSAFRVNGTPADCVALGSHVWGGVDLVLSGVNLGLNVGNSMWHSGTLAAAKQASLLGMRGVALSAGETEDEYAVLKPHMSRVLAEVMKRRHLMLLNVNFPPRPEGIQFTRQSVRHYDGYIVPARDPHGRDIFWSAIKPLEAPEPGTDRWAIEHDLVSITPLRLDLTDQKALDELLRGTEEQ
- a CDS encoding PA2169 family four-helix-bundle protein, which encodes MTTAQSHNVDQLNSFLRGEISAVETYRKAVGALDKSVHIQQLTECQQSHEQRVAILSEQIRRLGGTPADSSGIWGAFAKLVEGGASALGEKTAIAALEEGEDHGNRDYQSDLPKLDREVRALIEARVLPLQQRTHAALSALKKRLS